Proteins from a single region of Pseudomonas sp. BSw22131:
- a CDS encoding MetQ/NlpA family ABC transporter substrate-binding protein, which yields MKKTLLLTALAAALSIGLAQAGEKLVVGATPVPHAEILELIKPELAKEGVDLEIKVFTDYVQPNVQLNEKRLDANYFQTKPYLDGFNKGKNAHLVTGVGVHVEPFGGYSNKYKSIADLPEGATIAIPNEGSNAGRALLLLQKNGLITLKDPTDALATPKDIATNPKKFKFRELESAVLPRALSQVDLALINTNYALEAKLNPKKDALIIEGADSPYVNFLVTREDNAHTDAINKLSKALTSQQVKDFINKKYDGAVLPAF from the coding sequence ATGAAAAAGACGTTGCTGTTGACCGCTCTGGCGGCCGCACTTTCCATCGGCCTGGCTCAGGCAGGTGAAAAACTGGTCGTTGGCGCTACTCCGGTTCCTCACGCCGAGATCCTCGAACTGATCAAGCCTGAGCTGGCCAAAGAAGGCGTGGACCTGGAAATCAAGGTGTTCACCGACTACGTACAGCCGAACGTGCAACTGAACGAAAAACGCCTGGACGCCAACTACTTCCAGACCAAGCCTTACCTTGATGGCTTCAACAAGGGCAAGAACGCTCATCTGGTGACCGGTGTCGGCGTTCACGTTGAACCGTTTGGCGGCTACTCCAATAAGTACAAGTCCATTGCTGATCTGCCGGAAGGCGCAACCATCGCCATTCCAAACGAAGGCAGCAACGCCGGTCGCGCGCTGTTGCTGTTGCAGAAAAACGGCTTGATTACCTTGAAGGACCCAACCGATGCGTTGGCCACCCCGAAAGACATCGCGACCAATCCGAAAAAATTCAAATTCCGCGAACTGGAATCCGCCGTACTGCCACGCGCCCTGAGCCAGGTTGACCTTGCCCTGATCAACACCAACTACGCGCTGGAAGCCAAGCTCAATCCGAAGAAAGACGCGCTGATCATCGAAGGTGCCGATTCGCCGTATGTGAACTTCCTGGTGACCCGCGAAGATAACGCTCACACCGACGCGATCAACAAATTGTCGAAAGCGCTGACCAGCCAGCAAGTCAAAGACTTCATCAACAAGAAGTACGACGGTGCGGTCTTGCCGGCGTTCTAA
- a CDS encoding RHS repeat-associated core domain-containing protein — translation MNTSTALISYRYDALDRLIGIDRAGSPGCTRFYGNGAVSCQLQGTESQSFLRHANQWLGQSRQGEGVAETSLLATNQQNTILQAICGNQVEHIAYTSYGHRPASRGLNSLLGFNGEQSDPVTGCYLLGNGYRTYNPVLMRFHSPDSMSPFDAGGINPYAYCLGDPVNLSDPTGHFSWRSILKIGLAVVAVAISVATVAVLPVSGFAAVGLALDIGSNILSIAGVIAEETSPDSEAGAILGQLSLGLTVGALVFGRIGARSPKPATALNRRGIFSPRAVTPLRRQGAIRVSNGRALQGFNGAANLTSRSRNTVALTEALKTAGDYTKYIKYPFKAFEALNDYVVPYLKSPQGESPETGESGSNGYSAASSQSLTEFLSLDDERIQTIRGIG, via the coding sequence ATGAACACGTCGACCGCATTGATCAGCTATCGCTACGACGCACTGGACCGCTTGATTGGCATTGACCGGGCAGGAAGCCCTGGATGTACACGCTTTTATGGCAACGGTGCAGTGTCCTGTCAACTTCAGGGCACCGAAAGCCAAAGCTTCTTGAGGCATGCAAACCAGTGGTTGGGCCAGTCCCGTCAAGGAGAGGGCGTCGCCGAAACCAGCCTGTTGGCCACCAATCAGCAAAACACCATTTTGCAGGCGATCTGCGGTAATCAGGTCGAGCATATCGCCTACACCTCTTACGGTCATCGCCCTGCATCCAGGGGCTTGAACTCTCTTTTGGGCTTTAACGGCGAACAGTCAGATCCGGTGACTGGCTGCTATCTGCTGGGTAACGGATACCGGACTTATAACCCTGTGTTGATGCGCTTTCACAGCCCGGACAGCATGAGTCCGTTTGACGCAGGCGGTATCAATCCCTATGCGTACTGCCTTGGAGATCCGGTGAACTTGAGCGATCCGACGGGGCACTTCTCCTGGCGATCCATTTTGAAAATCGGACTCGCCGTAGTCGCGGTTGCCATTTCGGTCGCTACCGTCGCGGTGTTGCCTGTCTCGGGTTTCGCGGCGGTCGGACTGGCGCTTGATATAGGCTCGAACATATTGAGTATCGCCGGGGTGATCGCTGAAGAGACCTCGCCCGATTCAGAAGCAGGAGCGATACTTGGGCAGTTGAGCCTGGGCCTGACCGTGGGGGCATTGGTCTTTGGTCGAATCGGGGCGCGTAGTCCGAAACCTGCCACAGCGCTGAACAGACGAGGGATCTTCTCCCCTCGCGCGGTAACCCCTCTGCGCCGACAAGGGGCGATCAGGGTCAGCAACGGGCGAGCCTTGCAAGGTTTCAACGGTGCGGCAAACCTGACATCCCGATCACGTAACACAGTGGCGCTCACTGAGGCGTTAAAGACAGCCGGTGATTACACGAAATACATCAAATACCCGTTCAAAGCCTTTGAAGCACTCAATGACTACGTAGTGCCTTATCTGAAAAGTCCGCAGGGTGAATCGCCGGAAACCGGGGAGTCGGGCTCCAACGGTTACTCGGCTGCGTCAAGCCAAAGCCTGACCGAGTTCCTGAGCCTGGATGACGAACGCATCCAGACCATTCGCGGCATCGGTTGA
- a CDS encoding RHS repeat domain-containing protein, whose product MPVSPGGNGKANARNFISYIESGVDPRTGTYSFSFSLSDMLANNLSGPSFSLRLGFDLFNRKDQGFGINWAIPLTYFDNQAKTLYLSNGTSYKAEFAKGKFTLLDNKVKDIVIRKYELSNELIVEHKSGIVEVLSARLAPSNVWRVEKIFSASGKSLNLGYATNSLVLATVSDESQTLVRVDTSHINRPSISIWPDVPEKRLTFSLQIDRPLRGLPGTLRQISLHEGASDAAVAALWAFTYRDISLTRNFPNPKLTVISGVKLPTGATETIRYKEGAFQLQIRGKDDVGYPAVVSHQIVPGGSQPTIEYEFVYSAENYLVVSTGFWSPGSGGIVDYNYRYDSTQTLNVSGVKVVTQRTYDIHHLQVSETVQQNGKTVSTRTEYHSVPWQPVAYQPSNYQLPKMVAVTYFDANAPKVERTELTLTHFDDYGNLLKKVSPSGVTELYEYYPPAGADGCPADALPFVRWLKQKTVLSAPGQFLAPSTVIRYRYRNLPKASADRTHFNVLQLESVFEADSTGKTVKGSAFSSKRFEYNTSISSPFFGQIVRRTENTQGVDAIYDFVYELKDGIVKLDTNMSGKDGVRAQRSSWQDARTGKEIRTRDTSGVVIETTYDRLGRKAVEVVEPGNTGQALRKYAYRAADEYGKPMRIEMTDPKGGLTITSYDGLGREVAIQTQDLDAVGKPMRDVYQATFNGTDQLTQEVHIDWLGDIPCRLTTRYLYDDWGNRRAHIGPDNVTNHDQYDPILLTQSRWRDGMGKTVAKKNLFGKDDKVERIAVNGRPAGFTSYLYDGLGRCVRKTAPQNRVTSFTYDFANRLTTTQLPDMTLIKKEYAQHSAGDYPSQIWVNDYLAGERVYDGLMRVTEVRVGGRVEKFQYAGAAKQPSVHTRASGVVIKYSNSTLPGAPVLQRSVNGKPHLTTTFGYNEIDGQLISASLPSNRQERDYSANGKLITERLLEGGVRHKSGHVSSLRGLPLRDTDASGMTTITRYDGLCRVTEVEQGSVTVRFSYNAGGEIAKTDSFDAASNNRLITELEYDDFGREVRRWLKASGAQVQELAQRFDGNDRLVRRSLLHGNTFVLNERFDYDSRGRLSSCEYSGLRRPLDPHGNTVAREYFRYDEMDNIVWLRTVFKNGSNDATYHYENRDKTQLTRVTHTHPDYAAQPVVLRYDIDGNQLNDERGRQLNYNELGRLASVTEVRP is encoded by the coding sequence ATGCCTGTTTCACCAGGTGGCAATGGCAAAGCCAATGCCCGTAACTTTATTAGCTATATCGAGTCTGGTGTAGATCCCCGCACCGGCACCTACAGTTTCAGCTTTTCACTGTCCGACATGCTGGCCAATAATTTGAGCGGTCCGTCGTTTTCACTGAGGTTGGGTTTTGATCTGTTCAACAGAAAAGACCAGGGGTTCGGAATTAACTGGGCAATCCCCCTGACCTATTTTGATAATCAGGCGAAGACGTTGTACCTGTCCAATGGGACTAGCTATAAGGCTGAGTTTGCCAAGGGCAAATTCACGCTGCTTGATAACAAAGTCAAAGACATTGTTATCAGAAAATACGAACTCAGTAATGAACTCATCGTTGAGCATAAATCCGGAATTGTCGAAGTATTAAGCGCCCGACTGGCACCCAGCAATGTATGGAGGGTTGAGAAAATCTTCTCGGCATCCGGTAAGTCCCTAAACTTGGGCTATGCCACAAATTCATTGGTACTCGCGACTGTCAGTGATGAAAGCCAAACGCTGGTACGCGTCGACACCTCCCACATTAATCGTCCTTCGATTTCAATCTGGCCCGATGTTCCCGAAAAGCGGCTCACCTTCAGTCTGCAGATTGATCGACCGTTGCGCGGACTGCCTGGCACATTGCGTCAGATTTCATTGCATGAGGGTGCAAGCGATGCGGCCGTCGCGGCGCTCTGGGCATTTACCTATCGTGACATAAGTCTGACTCGGAACTTTCCTAACCCCAAGCTCACTGTGATTTCCGGGGTAAAGTTACCCACTGGTGCTACTGAAACCATTCGGTACAAAGAGGGAGCTTTTCAGCTACAAATACGTGGCAAGGATGATGTTGGATACCCGGCGGTTGTGTCACATCAAATAGTGCCTGGCGGAAGTCAGCCGACTATAGAATATGAATTCGTCTATTCCGCGGAAAATTACCTAGTTGTCAGTACAGGATTCTGGAGCCCAGGCTCAGGCGGCATTGTCGATTACAACTATCGCTACGACTCTACGCAGACACTGAACGTTAGTGGGGTGAAAGTCGTCACCCAGCGTACTTACGACATTCACCACCTGCAGGTGAGCGAAACGGTCCAGCAGAACGGAAAAACAGTCAGTACGCGCACTGAATATCACAGTGTGCCATGGCAGCCTGTGGCATATCAGCCATCAAATTATCAACTGCCAAAAATGGTGGCGGTCACTTATTTCGATGCGAATGCTCCCAAAGTCGAACGCACGGAATTGACACTTACACATTTCGATGATTACGGTAATCTGCTGAAAAAAGTTTCACCCTCCGGCGTTACGGAACTTTACGAATATTATCCGCCTGCGGGTGCTGACGGATGTCCGGCAGATGCACTCCCATTTGTCCGTTGGCTTAAACAGAAAACAGTGCTTTCGGCGCCTGGCCAGTTTCTGGCGCCGTCAACTGTCATCCGCTATCGCTACCGGAATCTACCGAAAGCAAGTGCTGATCGAACGCACTTCAATGTGCTGCAGCTGGAGTCAGTGTTTGAGGCGGACAGTACCGGTAAAACGGTGAAAGGGTCGGCATTCAGTTCCAAGCGTTTTGAATACAACACGAGTATTTCCAGCCCGTTCTTCGGTCAGATTGTGCGCAGGACTGAAAACACCCAAGGCGTAGACGCTATCTATGACTTTGTCTATGAGCTGAAGGACGGCATCGTCAAGCTCGACACGAACATGAGTGGTAAGGACGGCGTTCGCGCTCAACGTTCATCCTGGCAGGACGCGCGTACCGGCAAGGAGATCCGAACCCGAGATACCTCCGGCGTGGTGATCGAGACGACCTATGACCGTCTTGGTCGCAAGGCAGTCGAGGTTGTTGAACCCGGCAACACTGGCCAGGCTTTGAGAAAGTATGCCTATCGAGCTGCCGACGAATACGGCAAGCCGATGAGAATCGAGATGACCGATCCCAAAGGGGGCTTGACCATCACCTCTTACGACGGGCTAGGACGCGAGGTTGCGATTCAAACACAAGACCTGGACGCCGTCGGCAAACCAATGCGGGACGTATACCAGGCAACCTTTAACGGCACCGATCAGCTTACGCAGGAAGTGCACATAGACTGGCTGGGCGACATACCTTGCCGACTGACCACCCGTTATCTATACGACGATTGGGGTAACCGGCGAGCCCATATCGGGCCTGACAATGTGACTAACCACGATCAATACGATCCCATTCTGCTGACCCAAAGCCGTTGGCGAGACGGGATGGGGAAAACCGTGGCGAAGAAAAATCTGTTCGGCAAAGACGACAAGGTCGAGCGTATCGCAGTGAATGGAAGACCCGCTGGCTTCACCAGTTACCTGTATGACGGGTTGGGCCGCTGCGTGCGAAAAACCGCTCCTCAAAATAGGGTGACGTCTTTTACCTACGACTTCGCCAATCGTTTAACGACTACGCAATTGCCGGACATGACACTGATCAAAAAGGAGTACGCCCAACACAGTGCCGGCGATTATCCGAGCCAGATCTGGGTCAATGATTACCTCGCCGGGGAGCGAGTCTACGATGGTTTGATGCGCGTAACGGAGGTCCGTGTGGGTGGCCGCGTCGAGAAATTCCAGTACGCCGGAGCAGCGAAGCAGCCAAGTGTTCACACACGAGCCAGCGGTGTAGTGATCAAGTATTCCAACAGCACACTCCCAGGGGCGCCGGTGCTGCAGCGCTCAGTCAACGGCAAACCCCATTTGACGACCACTTTTGGCTACAACGAGATTGACGGCCAGTTGATCTCTGCCTCGCTGCCATCGAACCGCCAGGAGCGCGACTACTCTGCGAATGGCAAACTGATTACCGAGCGCTTGCTTGAAGGTGGTGTGCGGCATAAATCCGGGCATGTGTCTTCACTGCGTGGGTTGCCCCTGAGGGATACCGACGCCAGTGGCATGACCACGATCACACGCTATGACGGGTTGTGTCGAGTGACCGAGGTCGAGCAGGGCTCCGTCACTGTTCGCTTCAGTTACAACGCAGGCGGGGAAATCGCCAAAACAGATAGTTTCGATGCTGCCAGTAATAACAGGCTGATCACCGAGCTTGAGTACGATGATTTTGGGCGTGAGGTCCGGCGTTGGCTTAAGGCCAGTGGCGCACAGGTTCAAGAGTTGGCTCAGAGGTTTGACGGCAACGACCGATTGGTCAGGCGATCATTGCTTCACGGCAACACCTTCGTACTTAACGAGCGCTTCGATTATGACTCGCGAGGACGCTTGAGTTCCTGCGAATATTCGGGGCTGCGCAGGCCTCTAGACCCCCATGGTAATACGGTCGCCCGAGAGTATTTCCGGTACGACGAAATGGACAATATCGTCTGGCTCAGAACTGTATTCAAAAACGGCAGCAACGATGCCACTTACCACTATGAAAACCGTGATAAGACCCAACTGACGCGTGTCACTCATACCCACCCTGACTACGCCGCCCAGCCGGTAGTGTTGCGATATGACATTGACGGCAATCAGCTCAACGATGAAAGGGGTCGTCAACTTAACTACAACGAACTTGGCCGCCTGGCCTCGGTAACGGAGGTACGGCCATGA
- a CDS encoding sigma 54-interacting transcriptional regulator, whose amino-acid sequence MSHPPTFGQPLLTFPDAEKSPLSIRAKALLFFDPRSRRLREDMERLAPQDIPVLIRGEPGTGKELLARHIHRGSDRSGLFVSVNCGAISPTYADAELFGYAAGAHSGSVSSRAGWFGSATGGTLYLDEIADLPLSIQIKLLAALENHEVTRVGAQQPSPVDVRLVAATSIDLGLAVAAGKFHERLYHYLSEGHLEMPALRDQPGNILPLAEYFLGIYSQRFDFPMPLISDAAQQVLEQHTWPGNTRELENVIHFALLVSSGEEVLPEHLNLPISIDPLTLIEQQLARWGQDAKGEQLFAVRRLLTEADLRLAQASQ is encoded by the coding sequence ATGAGTCATCCCCCAACCTTCGGGCAGCCATTGCTGACCTTTCCCGACGCTGAAAAAAGCCCGCTGAGCATTCGCGCCAAGGCGCTGTTGTTTTTCGACCCTCGTTCCCGACGTCTACGCGAAGACATGGAGCGGCTGGCGCCTCAAGATATCCCCGTGCTGATTCGGGGCGAGCCCGGCACCGGCAAGGAGTTGCTGGCGCGGCATATTCACCGGGGCAGTGATCGCTCGGGGCTGTTCGTTTCGGTCAATTGCGGCGCGATCAGCCCGACCTATGCCGACGCAGAATTATTCGGTTATGCGGCGGGCGCACACAGCGGCTCCGTCAGCAGCCGTGCCGGGTGGTTCGGTTCGGCAACGGGCGGCACGCTTTATCTGGATGAAATCGCCGACCTGCCTCTGTCGATTCAGATCAAGTTACTCGCGGCGCTGGAAAACCACGAAGTCACGCGAGTGGGCGCGCAACAGCCCAGCCCGGTGGACGTGCGGCTGGTGGCTGCTACCAGTATCGATCTTGGCCTGGCAGTGGCTGCCGGAAAGTTTCATGAGCGCCTTTACCACTATCTGAGCGAAGGGCATCTGGAAATGCCAGCGCTTCGTGATCAGCCGGGCAACATCCTGCCACTGGCCGAGTATTTCCTGGGCATTTACAGTCAGCGTTTCGATTTCCCCATGCCGCTGATCAGCGACGCGGCGCAGCAAGTGCTGGAGCAGCACACCTGGCCAGGCAACACGCGGGAACTGGAGAACGTCATCCACTTTGCGTTGTTGGTGAGCAGCGGCGAAGAGGTGTTGCCAGAGCATTTGAATTTACCCATCAGTATCGACCCACTTACGTTGATCGAGCAGCAATTGGCACGCTGGGGTCAGGATGCAAAGGGTGAGCAACTCTTTGCAGTCAGGCGATTGCTAACGGAAGCAGATTTGCGTCTCGCGCAAGCATCCCAGTAA
- a CDS encoding alpha/beta hydrolase, whose protein sequence is MHNESIRYLILPGWQGSADDHWQTHWQNSLPNSIRVEQADWFKPRREDWIGELQRTIAADTTPVILIAHSLGCVTVAHWAQLAPLETLRQVRGALLVAPADVERPNCPPAIRNFAPIPEHLLPFPTQVVSSDNDSAVSASRAMEMARNWGAEIGIISGGGHINVKSGHFRWEQGFAYLYRLQGRMEHMSRRSA, encoded by the coding sequence ATGCATAACGAGTCGATCCGCTACCTGATCCTGCCTGGCTGGCAAGGATCTGCCGACGATCATTGGCAAACCCACTGGCAGAACAGCTTGCCCAACAGCATTCGCGTGGAGCAGGCCGACTGGTTCAAGCCGCGGCGCGAAGACTGGATTGGCGAGTTGCAGCGCACGATTGCTGCCGACACCACGCCGGTCATTTTGATTGCCCACAGCCTGGGTTGCGTCACGGTTGCGCATTGGGCGCAATTGGCGCCGCTGGAAACGCTGCGGCAGGTGCGCGGTGCGTTGCTGGTGGCGCCAGCCGACGTGGAACGCCCCAACTGCCCTCCGGCAATCCGCAATTTCGCTCCGATCCCTGAACATTTGTTGCCGTTCCCGACGCAGGTGGTGAGCTCCGACAACGACTCCGCCGTCAGTGCTTCGCGCGCCATGGAAATGGCCCGCAACTGGGGTGCGGAAATCGGCATCATCAGCGGCGGCGGGCACATCAACGTGAAGTCCGGCCATTTTCGCTGGGAGCAAGGCTTCGCTTATCTCTATCGGTTGCAAGGCCGAATGGAGCACATGTCGCGCCGAAGCGCCTGA
- a CDS encoding fatty acid desaturase: MHGTSASPAGLNAQQRSAHIRAVVMARGDELRRRYPVLNHQDTLGAAILLFALTGMIGSGVLYVEGYMAWWACLLVNAFLASLTHELEHDLIHSMYFRKKRVPHNLMLALVWMARPSTINPWIRRHLHLNHHKVSGTEADMEERAITNGEPWGMARLLMVGDNVMSSLIRTLRARTWAHKRSILKRTLKVYAPLALLNWGAWYVFLGFHAINGVASLLGAPVDWASGTLAVMQVIDIAVVVVVGPNVLRTFCLHFVSSNMHYYGDVEAGNVMQQTQVLNPWWMWPMQAFCFNFGSTHGIHHFVVKEPFYIRQMTAPVAHKVMAEMGVRFNDFGTFGRANRFERADAAVQASTVSRA; encoded by the coding sequence ATGCACGGCACTTCTGCAAGCCCCGCCGGACTGAATGCACAGCAGCGATCAGCGCATATTCGCGCCGTGGTCATGGCACGCGGAGACGAACTGCGGCGGCGGTATCCGGTACTCAACCATCAGGACACGCTGGGTGCCGCGATTCTGTTGTTCGCGCTGACCGGCATGATCGGCAGCGGGGTGCTTTACGTCGAGGGATACATGGCATGGTGGGCGTGTTTGCTGGTCAACGCGTTTCTCGCATCGTTGACCCATGAGCTTGAGCACGACTTGATTCACAGCATGTATTTCCGCAAAAAGCGGGTGCCGCACAACCTGATGCTGGCGCTGGTGTGGATGGCCAGGCCAAGCACAATCAATCCCTGGATTCGCCGTCATTTGCACCTCAATCACCACAAGGTCTCCGGCACCGAAGCCGACATGGAGGAGCGCGCGATTACCAACGGCGAACCGTGGGGTATGGCGAGGCTGCTGATGGTCGGCGATAACGTGATGTCGTCGCTGATCCGCACGTTGCGCGCCAGGACCTGGGCGCATAAACGCAGCATTCTCAAGCGAACGCTGAAAGTCTATGCGCCGCTGGCGCTGCTGAACTGGGGGGCGTGGTACGTGTTTCTGGGGTTTCATGCGATCAACGGGGTCGCGAGTTTGCTGGGCGCACCTGTCGATTGGGCGAGCGGGACGCTTGCCGTGATGCAGGTGATCGACATTGCCGTCGTGGTAGTGGTGGGTCCAAACGTATTGCGCACCTTTTGCCTGCATTTCGTCAGCTCCAACATGCATTACTACGGCGATGTCGAGGCGGGTAACGTCATGCAGCAAACCCAGGTGCTCAATCCATGGTGGATGTGGCCAATGCAGGCGTTCTGCTTCAACTTCGGCAGCACCCACGGGATTCATCATTTTGTGGTGAAGGAGCCGTTCTACATTCGCCAGATGACTGCGCCGGTCGCGCACAAGGTCATGGCGGAAATGGGGGTGCGGTTCAACGATTTTGGAACGTTTGGCAGGGCCAACCGATTCGAGCGAGCGGATGCAGCGGTCCAGGCGTCGACTGTATCTCGTGCTTGA